From one Micromonospora siamensis genomic stretch:
- a CDS encoding SDR family NAD(P)-dependent oxidoreductase gives MTSVAIVTGASSGIGAATARRLAAEGFHLLAAARRTDRLAGLVAEIEAAGGTATAVGCDVTSDESVAELAAAAAAAPGPVTLLVNNAGGARGLDPVESGAIGDWQWMYDVNVLGTLRVTQTLLPALEASGAGTIVIVSSTAGFTPYEGGGGYVAAKHAQTAIAGTLRLELSGRPVRVIEIDPGMVKTDEFGLVRFGGDAEKAAAVYAGVAEPLVADDVADCIAWCATRPHHVNVDRLVVRPLAQAAQHKVHRVHQ, from the coding sequence ATGACCTCTGTCGCGATCGTCACCGGTGCGTCCAGCGGGATCGGGGCGGCCACCGCCCGCCGGCTCGCCGCCGAGGGCTTCCACCTGCTCGCCGCCGCGCGGCGTACCGACCGGCTGGCCGGCCTGGTCGCCGAGATCGAGGCGGCCGGCGGCACCGCCACCGCCGTCGGCTGCGACGTCACGTCGGACGAGTCGGTGGCCGAACTGGCCGCCGCGGCCGCCGCCGCGCCCGGACCGGTCACCCTGCTGGTCAACAACGCCGGCGGCGCGCGCGGGCTGGACCCGGTCGAGTCCGGCGCGATCGGCGACTGGCAGTGGATGTACGACGTCAACGTGCTCGGCACGCTCCGGGTCACCCAGACACTGCTGCCGGCGCTGGAGGCGTCCGGCGCCGGGACCATCGTGATCGTCAGCTCCACGGCGGGTTTCACGCCGTACGAGGGCGGCGGCGGCTACGTCGCGGCCAAGCACGCGCAGACCGCCATCGCCGGCACGCTGCGGCTGGAGCTGTCCGGCCGCCCGGTGCGGGTGATCGAGATCGACCCCGGGATGGTGAAGACCGACGAGTTCGGCCTGGTCCGCTTCGGTGGCGACGCGGAGAAGGCCGCGGCCGTCTACGCCGGGGTGGCCGAGCCGCTGGTCGCCGACGACGTGGCGGACTGCATCGCCTGGTGCGCCACCCGTCCGCACCACGTCAACGTGGACCGGCTGGTCGTCCGCCCGCTGGCCCAGGCCGCCCAGCACAAGGTGCACCGGGTCCACCAGTGA
- a CDS encoding IS30 family transposase produces MQLILVGLEVLVARPGVLTFGHRQVLEHLWGVGRTISQIAGVLGVPVCTVSREVARNNSARHGTKNPLGRSLPHGRGRRPYRWGYQAQWAQRRADAARRRPARAKLAVGTRLRQVVAGKLARRWSPKQIAAWLRATFADRPELQVSHETIYQAIYVQSRGNLRAELTRQVALRSGRTQRRPQSRAAGAARRRRPWIADLHISTRPAEVTDRAVPGHWEGDLVIGKAGASAIVTLVERATRYVMLGALPHGRDSEAVIGVLTNLATRMPTHLRRSLTWDQGVEMATHPVFTVATGCPVYFCDPHSPWQRGTNENTNGLLRQYFPKSSYDFRTIDQNGLDEVAHELNTRPRQTLDWNTPAQRLAHLITA; encoded by the coding sequence GTGCAACTGATCTTGGTTGGGCTGGAGGTGCTGGTGGCGAGGCCGGGTGTGTTGACGTTCGGGCATCGGCAGGTGTTGGAGCATTTGTGGGGGGTTGGTCGGACGATCTCGCAGATCGCGGGGGTTCTCGGGGTGCCGGTGTGCACGGTGTCGCGGGAGGTGGCGCGGAACAACAGTGCGCGGCACGGGACGAAGAACCCGCTGGGGCGGTCACTGCCGCATGGGCGGGGGCGCCGCCCGTATCGGTGGGGTTATCAGGCGCAGTGGGCGCAGCGGCGGGCTGACGCGGCCAGGCGGCGGCCGGCGAGGGCGAAGCTGGCGGTCGGTACGCGGCTGCGGCAGGTGGTGGCGGGGAAACTGGCCCGTAGGTGGTCTCCGAAGCAGATCGCCGCGTGGTTGCGGGCCACGTTCGCCGACCGGCCGGAGTTGCAGGTGTCCCACGAGACGATCTACCAGGCGATCTACGTGCAGTCGCGAGGCAATCTGAGGGCCGAGTTGACCCGGCAGGTAGCGCTACGGTCGGGACGCACCCAGCGGCGTCCGCAGTCACGTGCCGCGGGCGCCGCTCGCCGTCGGCGGCCCTGGATCGCAGACCTGCACATCAGCACCCGGCCCGCGGAGGTCACCGACCGGGCGGTGCCCGGGCACTGGGAAGGTGACCTGGTCATCGGCAAGGCCGGCGCCTCAGCGATCGTGACCCTGGTGGAACGAGCCACCCGTTACGTGATGCTCGGCGCCCTACCCCACGGCCGCGACAGCGAAGCCGTCATCGGTGTGCTCACCAACCTGGCCACCCGCATGCCCACGCACCTGCGCCGGTCGCTGACCTGGGACCAAGGCGTGGAAATGGCCACCCACCCCGTGTTCACCGTCGCCACCGGCTGCCCGGTCTACTTCTGCGACCCCCACAGCCCCTGGCAACGCGGCACCAACGAAAACACCAACGGGCTGCTACGCCAGTACTTCCCCAAGAGCAGCTACGACTTCCGCACCATCGACCAGAACGGCTTGGACGAGGTCGCCCACGAACTCAACACCCGCCCCCGACAGACGCTGGACTGGAACACCCCAGCCCAGCGTCTGGCTCACCTCATCACCGCCTAA
- a CDS encoding class I SAM-dependent methyltransferase, whose protein sequence is MRPQGVVTRGTTNPNRLRRVDNWIVRTCGELLRDAADPLVVDLGYGATPVTAVELRARLAARVRPDVRLVGLEIDPARVAAAAPVADPPGLTFARGGFELAGLRPALVRAFNVLRQYDESEVPAAWATVTDRLAPGGVLVEGTCDELGRLGSWVLLDATGPRTLTLAAKLTTLTSPAELAERLPKALIHRNVPGERIHDLIRALDDAWHAAAGYAPFGPRDRWTRTVTAVKESGWPIQGRPHHWRHGTLTLPWPAVTPTP, encoded by the coding sequence GTGAGACCGCAGGGGGTCGTCACCCGGGGTACGACCAACCCGAACCGCCTGCGGCGGGTGGACAACTGGATCGTCCGTACCTGTGGCGAACTGCTCCGGGACGCGGCCGACCCGCTCGTGGTCGACCTGGGCTACGGCGCCACCCCGGTCACCGCGGTCGAGCTGCGGGCCCGGCTGGCCGCCCGGGTACGCCCCGACGTCCGGCTGGTCGGCCTGGAGATCGACCCGGCGCGGGTGGCCGCCGCCGCGCCGGTCGCCGATCCGCCCGGGCTCACCTTCGCCCGGGGCGGTTTCGAGCTGGCCGGGCTGCGTCCCGCCCTGGTCCGCGCGTTCAACGTGCTCCGCCAGTACGACGAGAGCGAGGTCCCGGCCGCCTGGGCCACCGTCACCGACCGGCTGGCCCCCGGGGGCGTGCTGGTCGAGGGGACCTGCGACGAGCTGGGCCGGCTCGGCAGCTGGGTGCTGCTGGACGCCACCGGCCCGCGTACGCTCACCCTGGCCGCGAAGCTGACCACCCTGACCAGCCCCGCCGAGCTGGCCGAACGCCTGCCCAAGGCGCTGATCCACCGCAACGTCCCCGGCGAGCGGATCCACGACCTGATCCGCGCCCTCGACGACGCCTGGCACGCCGCCGCCGGCTACGCCCCCTTCGGCCCCCGGGACCGCTGGACCCGCACGGTGACCGCGGTCAAGGAATCCGGCTGGCCCATCCAGGGCCGCCCCCACCACTGGCGCCACGGCACCCTGACCCTCCCCTGGCCCGCCGTAACCCCCACCCCCTGA
- a CDS encoding UDP-N-acetylmuramate dehydrogenase has protein sequence MARYTTLRLGGPAGRLVTAASADEIVHKVQEAQQRDEPVLILAGGSNVVIGDQGFPGTVVLVRSRGLRVVAEDAETVTVRVEAGEPWDDLVAATVANGWSGVECLSGIPGSAGATPIQNVGAYGQEVAETIVGVQVYDRTDGTVGRIDAADCGFAYRSSIFKYSDRWVVLSVDFRLARSPLSGPVRYAELARSLGVEVGDRVPLADARATVLRLRAGKGMVLDAADPDTWSVGSFFTNPVLDREAYQLLRERAADIAEPPSWPCPGDLVKVSAAWLIDKAGFTKGHPGPEGTAISTKHTLALTNRAGGTSTAALVALAREIRDGVHARFGVTLHPEPVLINCTI, from the coding sequence CTGGCCCGGTACACCACCCTGCGCCTGGGTGGCCCGGCGGGCCGGCTGGTCACCGCCGCCAGCGCCGACGAAATCGTACACAAGGTGCAGGAGGCGCAGCAGCGGGACGAACCCGTCCTCATCCTCGCGGGTGGCAGCAACGTGGTGATCGGGGACCAGGGCTTCCCTGGCACGGTGGTGCTGGTCCGCTCCCGGGGCCTGCGGGTGGTCGCCGAGGACGCCGAGACCGTCACCGTACGCGTCGAGGCCGGCGAGCCGTGGGACGACCTGGTCGCCGCCACCGTCGCCAACGGCTGGTCCGGCGTGGAGTGCCTCTCCGGCATCCCCGGCTCGGCCGGCGCCACCCCGATCCAGAACGTCGGCGCGTACGGCCAGGAGGTCGCCGAGACCATCGTCGGCGTCCAGGTGTACGACCGCACCGACGGCACCGTCGGCCGGATCGACGCGGCGGACTGCGGCTTCGCGTACCGGTCCAGCATCTTCAAGTACAGCGACCGGTGGGTGGTGCTCTCGGTCGACTTCCGGCTGGCCCGCTCCCCGCTCTCCGGCCCGGTCCGCTACGCCGAGCTGGCCCGTTCGCTCGGCGTCGAGGTGGGTGACCGGGTGCCGCTGGCCGACGCCCGGGCCACCGTGCTGCGGCTGCGCGCCGGCAAGGGCATGGTGCTGGACGCGGCCGACCCGGACACCTGGTCGGTCGGCTCGTTCTTCACCAACCCGGTGCTCGACCGGGAGGCGTACCAGCTGCTCCGCGAGCGGGCCGCCGACATCGCCGAGCCGCCCTCCTGGCCCTGTCCCGGCGACCTGGTCAAGGTCAGCGCCGCCTGGCTGATCGACAAGGCCGGCTTCACCAAGGGCCACCCCGGCCCCGAGGGCACCGCCATCTCCACCAAACACACCCTCGCCCTGACCAACCGCGCCGGCGGCACCAGCACCGCCGCCCTGGTGGCCCTGGCCAGAGAGATCAGAGACGGCGTCCACGCCCGCTTCGGCGTAACCCTCCACCCCGAACCCGTCCTCATCAACTGCACCATCTGA
- the mshA gene encoding D-inositol-3-phosphate glycosyltransferase: MAEQHAGVGRQRGALPWPRPRRIATLSVHTSPLHQPGTGDAGGMNVYILEVARRMAEANVEVEIFTRATSGDLPPVVEMAPGVHVRHITSGPLEGLTKEELPGQLCAFTAGVLRAEAARPPGHYDLIHSHYWLSGQVGWLAKERWGVPLVHTAHTLAKVKNSQLAAGDRPEPKARVIGEEQVVAEADRLVANTRVEARDLLDRYDADPDRVAVVEPGVDLDRFRPPAGDRQAAALAARRRLGLPTDGYVVAFVGRIQPLKAPDVLIRAVAALRRRDPRLADQVTVVICGGPSGSGLDRPTALIELAASLGVTDRVCFLPPRTGDDLPALYRAADVVAVPSHNESFGLVALEAQACGTPVLAAARGGLVTAVRDGVSGVLVDSHDPDDWARTLSRLLPDRGRRVELSRGAERHARNFSWQRTVSGLLAVYGEAIAEHRSRFATQLCGDAALSCSW, from the coding sequence GTGGCGGAACAGCACGCCGGTGTGGGTCGTCAGCGAGGTGCCCTGCCGTGGCCCCGGCCCCGGCGCATCGCCACTCTCTCGGTGCACACCTCGCCGCTGCACCAGCCGGGCACCGGCGACGCGGGCGGGATGAACGTCTACATCCTCGAGGTGGCCCGCCGGATGGCCGAGGCCAACGTCGAGGTGGAGATCTTCACCCGGGCCACCTCCGGTGACCTGCCCCCGGTGGTCGAGATGGCGCCCGGCGTGCACGTCCGGCACATCACCTCCGGGCCGCTGGAGGGGCTGACCAAGGAGGAGCTGCCCGGCCAGCTCTGCGCGTTCACCGCCGGCGTGCTGCGCGCCGAGGCGGCCCGGCCGCCCGGCCACTACGACCTGATCCACTCGCACTACTGGCTCTCCGGCCAGGTCGGCTGGCTGGCCAAGGAGCGCTGGGGCGTGCCGCTGGTGCACACCGCGCACACCCTGGCCAAGGTGAAGAACAGCCAGCTCGCCGCCGGCGACCGGCCCGAGCCGAAGGCGCGGGTGATCGGCGAGGAGCAGGTGGTCGCCGAGGCCGACCGGCTGGTCGCCAACACCCGGGTCGAGGCCCGCGACCTGCTCGACCGCTACGACGCCGACCCGGACCGGGTCGCCGTGGTGGAGCCGGGCGTCGACCTGGACCGGTTCCGCCCGCCCGCCGGGGACCGGCAGGCCGCGGCGCTCGCCGCCCGCCGCCGGCTGGGCCTGCCCACCGACGGGTACGTGGTGGCCTTCGTCGGCCGGATCCAGCCGCTCAAGGCCCCCGACGTGCTGATCCGGGCGGTCGCCGCGCTGCGGCGGCGCGACCCCCGGCTCGCCGACCAGGTGACCGTGGTGATCTGCGGCGGGCCCAGCGGTAGCGGGCTGGACCGGCCGACCGCCCTGATCGAGCTGGCCGCCTCGCTGGGCGTCACCGACCGGGTGTGCTTCCTGCCGCCGCGCACCGGCGACGACCTGCCGGCGCTGTACCGGGCCGCCGACGTGGTGGCGGTGCCCTCGCACAACGAGTCGTTCGGGCTGGTGGCGCTGGAGGCGCAGGCCTGCGGCACCCCGGTGCTCGCCGCGGCCCGCGGCGGCCTGGTCACCGCCGTCCGGGACGGGGTCAGCGGGGTGCTCGTGGACAGCCACGACCCGGACGACTGGGCCCGTACGCTGTCCCGGCTGCTGCCGGACCGGGGCCGCCGGGTCGAGCTGTCCCGGGGCGCCGAGCGGCACGCCCGCAACTTCTCCTGGCAGCGCACCGTCTCGGGACTGCTCGCGGTCTACGGCGAGGCGATCGCCGAGCACCGGAGCCGGTTCGCCACCCAACTGTGCGGCGACGCCGCCCTCTCCTGCTCCTGGTGA
- a CDS encoding type III secretion system chaperone family protein codes for MSAKSEVATLIESVCAERELEWEATGEGSYAVTLPGTHKLKTVCNLIVGEHALRVEAFVMRQPDERREELWAWLLQRNARMYGVSFSIDSVGDVYLTGRVNLAGVDADELDRLLGAVLTYADESFDTMLEIGFGTAIRREWEWRVKRGESTANLAAFAHLFEPSGAGPQADPAPAASGGSDPS; via the coding sequence ATGAGCGCGAAGAGCGAAGTGGCCACCCTGATCGAGTCGGTCTGCGCCGAACGGGAGCTGGAGTGGGAGGCCACCGGCGAGGGGTCGTACGCGGTCACCCTGCCCGGCACCCACAAGCTGAAGACGGTCTGCAACCTGATCGTGGGTGAGCACGCGCTGCGGGTCGAGGCGTTCGTGATGCGCCAGCCGGACGAGCGCCGCGAGGAGCTCTGGGCCTGGCTGCTCCAGCGCAACGCCCGGATGTACGGGGTGTCGTTCTCGATCGACTCCGTCGGCGACGTCTACCTGACCGGTCGGGTGAACCTGGCCGGGGTGGACGCCGACGAGCTGGACCGGCTGCTCGGGGCCGTGCTGACGTACGCCGACGAGTCCTTCGACACGATGCTGGAGATCGGCTTCGGCACGGCGATCCGGCGCGAGTGGGAGTGGCGGGTCAAGCGCGGGGAGTCCACCGCCAACCTCGCCGCCTTCGCGCACCTCTTCGAGCCCTCCGGTGCGGGCCCGCAGGCCGATCCGGCGCCCGCCGCCTCCGGTGGTTCGGACCCGTCCTGA
- a CDS encoding maleylpyruvate isomerase N-terminal domain-containing protein yields the protein MSRLQGSKDFWIGALRVEGPAFAAAVAEAPPETPVLSCPGWTVTDLTLHITRAYTWAQTAVNAGTATRPERHDPELPAGLTPVQWYRQEYDRLMALFDGLDPEAPAWNFAPQPKRAGFWPRRMALETAVHRWDAQLAIAAGEPIEAKLAADGVSEVLDTWLPAGRRVKPGQWHGVVQLTATDAAQDWFLRLRGEGVALLDTATILDHDDHHARVQVTGTASDLLLALMGRVGFDAVGVTGDRGLLDGLRVG from the coding sequence ATGAGCAGACTGCAGGGCAGTAAGGACTTCTGGATCGGCGCGCTGCGGGTGGAGGGCCCGGCGTTCGCCGCCGCCGTGGCAGAGGCCCCGCCGGAGACCCCGGTGCTCTCCTGTCCCGGCTGGACGGTCACCGACCTCACCCTGCACATCACCCGGGCTTACACCTGGGCGCAGACCGCGGTGAACGCGGGCACCGCCACCAGGCCGGAACGGCACGACCCGGAGCTGCCAGCCGGGCTGACCCCGGTGCAGTGGTACCGCCAGGAGTACGACCGGCTGATGGCGCTCTTCGACGGGCTGGACCCGGAGGCGCCGGCGTGGAACTTCGCGCCGCAGCCGAAGCGGGCCGGCTTCTGGCCCCGCCGGATGGCCCTGGAGACCGCCGTGCACCGCTGGGACGCGCAGCTGGCCATCGCGGCGGGCGAGCCGATCGAGGCGAAGCTCGCCGCCGACGGGGTGAGCGAGGTGCTGGACACCTGGCTGCCGGCCGGTCGCCGGGTGAAGCCGGGGCAGTGGCACGGGGTGGTGCAGCTGACCGCGACGGACGCCGCGCAGGACTGGTTCCTCCGGCTGCGGGGCGAGGGCGTGGCGCTGCTGGACACCGCCACCATCCTCGACCACGACGACCACCACGCCCGGGTGCAGGTCACCGGCACCGCGAGCGACCTGCTGCTGGCCCTGATGGGCCGGGTGGGCTTCGACGCCGTCGGGGTGACCGGGGACCGGGGTCTGCTGGACGGCCTGCGGGTGGGCTGA
- a CDS encoding MDR family MFS transporter translates to MRTMRGWFRDTTGGLPRTFWYLWTGTLINRLGSFVLVFLAIYLTQARHFSAAQAGLVIGLWGVGGAVGTTLGGTLTDRWGRRPTLLTAHLGAATMMLALGLARPLWAVAVGALLLGMFAEAARPAFGAMMIDVVPEKDRLRAFSLNYWAINLGFACAAVLAGLAAEAGYLLLFVVDAATTLVTALIIFFRVGETRTIRVGTPAAAPVRGGALRVIATDRVFLGFVALNLFGALVFLQHISMLPIAMSDAGLSPATYGSVIALNGLLIVAGQLFVPRLIRGRSRSHVLALAAVVMGVGFGLTALADSVWFYGLTVLIWTLGEMLNSPSNATLIAELSPAELRGRYQGAFSLSWQVAGAAAPVLGGLVREQAGDRALWLSCLVIGLLMAAGHLISGPARERRAAQLRTPAAPVEPVTARRAPVPEVAEAAAIAPAEPIPAGTTT, encoded by the coding sequence GTGCGGACGATGCGGGGATGGTTCCGGGACACCACGGGCGGACTGCCGAGGACCTTCTGGTACCTGTGGACCGGCACCCTGATCAACCGGCTCGGCTCGTTCGTCCTGGTCTTCCTGGCCATCTACCTCACCCAGGCGCGGCACTTCTCCGCCGCCCAGGCCGGCCTGGTGATCGGACTGTGGGGCGTCGGCGGGGCGGTCGGCACCACCCTCGGCGGCACCCTCACCGACCGCTGGGGGCGGCGGCCCACCCTGCTCACCGCCCACCTCGGCGCGGCCACCATGATGCTGGCCCTCGGCCTGGCCCGACCGCTCTGGGCGGTCGCCGTGGGCGCGCTGCTGCTCGGCATGTTCGCCGAGGCGGCCCGCCCGGCGTTCGGCGCGATGATGATCGACGTGGTGCCGGAGAAGGACCGGCTGCGCGCCTTCTCGCTCAACTACTGGGCGATCAACCTCGGGTTCGCCTGCGCGGCTGTCCTCGCCGGGCTCGCCGCCGAGGCCGGCTACCTGCTGCTCTTCGTGGTCGACGCGGCCACCACCCTGGTCACCGCTCTGATCATCTTCTTCCGGGTGGGCGAGACCCGGACCATCCGGGTCGGCACCCCCGCCGCCGCCCCGGTCCGCGGAGGCGCGCTGCGCGTGATCGCCACCGACCGGGTCTTCCTCGGCTTCGTGGCGCTCAACCTCTTCGGCGCGCTGGTCTTCCTCCAGCACATCTCGATGCTGCCGATCGCGATGAGCGACGCCGGCCTCTCCCCGGCGACGTACGGCTCGGTGATCGCCCTCAACGGCCTGCTGATCGTGGCCGGGCAGCTCTTCGTGCCCCGGCTGATCCGCGGCCGCAGCCGCTCCCACGTGCTCGCCCTGGCGGCCGTGGTGATGGGCGTCGGCTTCGGGCTGACCGCGCTCGCGGACAGCGTCTGGTTCTACGGCCTGACCGTGCTGATCTGGACCCTCGGCGAGATGCTCAACTCGCCCTCCAACGCCACGCTGATCGCCGAACTCTCCCCCGCCGAGCTGCGCGGCCGCTACCAGGGCGCCTTCTCCCTCTCCTGGCAGGTGGCCGGGGCCGCCGCCCCGGTCCTCGGCGGCCTGGTCCGCGAGCAGGCCGGCGACCGCGCGCTCTGGCTGAGCTGCCTGGTGATCGGCCTGCTGATGGCGGCCGGCCACCTGATCTCCGGCCCGGCCCGGGAGCGCCGGGCCGCCCAGCTCCGCACCCCCGCCGCGCCGGTCGAGCCGGTCACCGCCCGCCGGGCGCCGGTCCCGGAGGTGGCCGAGGCCGCCGCCATCGCACCCGCCGAGCCCATCCCGGCCGGCACCACCACCTGA